Proteins co-encoded in one uncultured Draconibacterium sp. genomic window:
- a CDS encoding glucosaminidase domain-containing protein, with translation MRHIISFILFIFLSISAFSQRISREEYIRQWQLVAIEEMNRSGIPASITIAQGCLESGNGNSQLSRESNNHFGIKCKKSWRGKKVYYDDDRRNECFRSYRSVKDSYIDHTNFLMENPRYASLFRLNPTDYKDWAKGLKKAGYATAHDYDKRLIRIIEENKLHRLDKKMTFSPMRGQTAHNGLDANKKGGLTIRAFNTHKVTKINRVKVVVAQKGDTYEMLAQELELKDWELYKFNDQRPGHRPIPNEVVYIQHKKKKASKKHLTHRVQEGETMHYISQLYGIKLKPLYRRNNMKKGEQPQIGQVIYLRKKKK, from the coding sequence ATGAGACACATAATTTCCTTTATCCTTTTTATTTTTTTGAGCATAAGCGCATTTTCACAACGAATTAGCCGCGAGGAATACATCCGTCAGTGGCAATTGGTGGCTATTGAAGAAATGAACCGCAGCGGAATACCGGCCAGTATTACCATAGCGCAGGGTTGTTTGGAGTCGGGCAACGGCAACAGCCAACTGTCGCGAGAATCGAATAATCATTTTGGTATTAAATGTAAAAAAAGCTGGAGAGGGAAAAAGGTATATTACGATGACGACCGCCGTAACGAGTGTTTCAGAAGTTACCGCTCAGTGAAAGATTCTTACATCGACCACACCAATTTCCTGATGGAAAATCCGCGTTATGCCTCACTGTTCCGGCTCAATCCTACCGACTACAAAGATTGGGCAAAAGGATTGAAAAAGGCAGGTTATGCTACAGCACACGATTACGACAAACGCTTAATTAGAATAATTGAGGAGAACAAACTGCACCGCCTCGACAAAAAAATGACTTTTAGCCCGATGAGGGGACAAACGGCTCATAATGGACTTGATGCCAACAAAAAAGGAGGACTTACGATCAGGGCATTTAACACTCATAAGGTTACCAAAATTAACCGTGTAAAAGTAGTGGTGGCACAAAAAGGCGACACCTACGAAATGCTGGCTCAGGAACTTGAATTAAAAGACTGGGAACTATATAAATTTAACGACCAACGCCCCGGACACCGCCCGATTCCTAACGAGGTGGTTTATATTCAGCACAAAAAGAAAAAAGCAAGCAAAAAACATCTAACTCACCGTGTACAGGAAGGTGAAACCATGCATTACATTTCGCAACTTTATGGTATAAAACTAAAACCGCTTTACCGCCGCAACAATATGAAAAAAGGTGAACAGCCCCAGATAGGACAAGTGATTTACCTGCGGAAGAAAAAGAAATAA
- a CDS encoding sigma-70 family RNA polymerase sigma factor — translation MICQPASSFSFGLQIFSKIIVTFAYLAKSDEIIMNDAQLVQQVLNGNNHAFRFLVGKYQRLVTHVVGRIIQQEDELEDICQEVFIKVFKTLNRFRGDSKLSTWIATIAYNTAITHYRKQKRRGELSYNEEPNLILAEEDPGLNQKRIEKEEVKKYLLQLIESLPVNYRTVITLYHLEEFSYKEMEEITGMPQGTIKSYLNRARKLLKGKIEKVARLEQTNIFVDYV, via the coding sequence ATGATTTGCCAACCAGCATCTTCTTTCAGCTTCGGTCTTCAAATATTTTCAAAAATAATTGTAACATTTGCCTACCTTGCTAAGTCTGATGAGATAATTATGAATGATGCGCAACTGGTTCAACAGGTTTTAAACGGAAACAACCATGCATTCAGGTTTTTGGTGGGGAAGTACCAACGACTTGTAACGCATGTGGTTGGACGCATTATTCAGCAGGAAGACGAACTGGAAGACATTTGCCAGGAGGTTTTTATAAAAGTGTTTAAAACATTGAATCGTTTTCGGGGCGATTCGAAACTATCGACATGGATTGCAACTATAGCTTACAACACGGCAATAACGCATTACCGAAAACAAAAACGAAGAGGCGAACTGTCGTACAACGAAGAGCCCAATCTTATTCTTGCTGAAGAAGATCCGGGACTGAACCAGAAAAGGATTGAGAAGGAAGAAGTTAAAAAATATCTTTTGCAACTGATTGAGTCGTTGCCGGTGAACTACCGAACGGTGATTACGCTGTATCATCTGGAGGAGTTCTCGTATAAAGAAATGGAAGAGATTACCGGAATGCCCCAGGGAACCATAAAAAGTTACCTGAACCGGGCACGAAAATTATTAAAAGGCAAGATTGAAAAAGTTGCCCGTTTGGAACAAACTAATATATTTGTTGATTATGTATAG
- the tyrS gene encoding tyrosine--tRNA ligase, translated as MSFVQELKWRGMLHDIMPGTEEQLEKELTAAYVGIDPTADSLHIGHLVSVMMLKHLQIAGHQPIALVGGATGMIGDPSGKSLERNLLDEPTLRHNQECIKAQLAKFLDFESKVDNVALLVNNYDWMKEFSFLDFIRDVGKRITVNYMMAKDSVKKRLSEESKSGMSFTEFTYQLVQGYDFYHLYNNNNCRLQMGGSDQWGNITTGTELIRRMSGGEAFALTCPLITKADGTKFGKTESGNVWLDPERTSPYAFFQFWLNTSDEDAERYIKIFTLLSKEEIDSLVATHKEAPHARTLQKKLAEEVTTMVHSREEYDMAVEASQILFGKGTADQLRKLTESTFLAVFEGVPQFNISKDELSTGINVIDLLAEKTEIFPSKGELRRTIKGNGLSINKEKINDPELIVNNDFLIGGKYILAQKGKKNYFLIIAE; from the coding sequence ATGAGTTTTGTACAAGAGCTGAAATGGAGAGGCATGTTGCACGATATAATGCCGGGAACTGAAGAACAACTGGAAAAAGAATTAACTGCGGCTTATGTGGGTATCGATCCAACTGCCGACTCGTTACATATTGGGCATCTGGTGAGTGTAATGATGTTGAAACATCTTCAGATTGCAGGACACCAGCCTATTGCTTTGGTTGGTGGTGCCACCGGAATGATCGGCGACCCATCAGGAAAATCGCTGGAGCGTAACCTGTTGGACGAACCAACGCTGCGCCATAACCAGGAATGTATTAAAGCTCAACTGGCAAAATTCCTCGATTTTGAAAGTAAAGTAGACAACGTGGCACTTTTGGTGAACAACTACGACTGGATGAAGGAATTTTCATTCCTTGATTTTATCCGCGACGTGGGTAAACGTATTACCGTAAACTACATGATGGCAAAAGACTCGGTAAAAAAACGTTTGAGCGAAGAATCAAAATCGGGTATGTCTTTCACTGAATTTACTTACCAGTTGGTGCAAGGCTACGACTTTTACCACTTGTACAACAACAACAACTGCCGTTTGCAAATGGGTGGATCAGATCAGTGGGGAAACATTACCACCGGTACTGAGTTGATTCGCCGTATGAGCGGTGGAGAAGCGTTTGCATTAACCTGTCCGTTAATCACCAAAGCCGACGGTACAAAGTTCGGAAAAACAGAATCGGGCAACGTTTGGCTCGACCCGGAACGTACTTCGCCTTATGCATTCTTCCAGTTCTGGCTAAACACTTCGGATGAAGATGCCGAGCGCTATATTAAAATATTCACGCTACTGTCGAAAGAAGAGATCGACTCACTGGTTGCGACGCATAAAGAAGCACCACATGCACGTACATTGCAGAAAAAACTGGCCGAGGAAGTAACCACTATGGTTCACTCGCGCGAAGAGTACGACATGGCAGTTGAAGCCTCACAAATTTTGTTTGGCAAAGGTACTGCCGATCAGTTACGCAAACTGACTGAAAGTACTTTCCTTGCTGTTTTTGAAGGCGTTCCTCAGTTTAACATCTCAAAAGATGAGTTGTCTACTGGTATTAACGTAATCGATTTACTGGCGGAAAAAACTGAGATCTTTCCATCGAAAGGAGAATTACGTCGTACGATAAAAGGTAATGGACTAAGCATTAACAAAGAGAAAATCAACGATCCTGAGCTGATTGTAAACAACGACTTTTTAATTGGCGGCAAATACATTCTGGCACAAAAAGGGAAGAAAAACTACTTCCTTATTATTGCTGAATAA
- a CDS encoding Wzz/FepE/Etk N-terminal domain-containing protein, giving the protein MDNFFDNQRILQLIWKRKFHFVLVGIIAVILSAIFSGPAFITPKFKSTARIYPTNIWTMSDESETEQMLEILNSNDIKFRMFDTFDLSKVYDINKDDPQYITYMFAEYNTNVSTGKTEYETAEISVLDEDPQRASDMCDSIISFFNQKVQELHKAKDKEMVDITSRQLDKKYAELEVYEHKLDSIREKYGIISYGQVDEVTRGYMNALATGRGSAGDTKKIEQLYDNFSKEGSRAFKLENRYNKTIQTIDSLSIVYDTYLTEYEKEITYSHVVESPFPADKKAYPVRWLIVAFTTLSALFFALLVFLVLDYGKKD; this is encoded by the coding sequence ATGGATAACTTTTTTGACAACCAACGTATCCTGCAACTCATCTGGAAACGCAAGTTTCATTTTGTACTTGTTGGTATAATTGCTGTTATTTTATCGGCCATATTTTCCGGCCCCGCGTTTATTACGCCTAAATTTAAATCAACAGCGCGCATCTACCCTACCAACATCTGGACGATGAGTGATGAATCGGAAACCGAACAGATGCTGGAAATACTGAATTCAAACGATATCAAGTTCAGAATGTTCGATACGTTTGATCTGTCCAAAGTTTATGACATTAACAAAGACGATCCGCAATACATTACTTATATGTTTGCCGAATACAATACCAATGTCAGTACCGGTAAAACCGAATACGAAACAGCTGAAATAAGTGTATTGGATGAAGACCCTCAGCGCGCTTCCGACATGTGCGATTCGATCATTTCGTTTTTCAACCAAAAAGTGCAGGAATTGCATAAAGCCAAAGACAAGGAAATGGTTGACATAACCAGCAGACAGCTGGATAAAAAATATGCCGAGCTGGAAGTATATGAGCACAAACTGGACAGTATACGTGAAAAATACGGCATTATTAGTTATGGGCAGGTAGATGAAGTTACCCGTGGCTATATGAATGCGCTGGCTACCGGACGCGGATCGGCAGGCGATACCAAAAAGATTGAGCAGCTTTACGACAACTTTTCGAAAGAAGGTTCGCGTGCGTTCAAATTGGAAAATAGATACAACAAAACTATTCAGACCATTGATTCACTGTCGATCGTTTACGACACCTATCTAACTGAATACGAAAAAGAAATTACCTACAGCCACGTGGTCGAATCCCCGTTTCCGGCTGATAAAAAAGCTTACCCTGTTCGCTGGCTGATCGTTGCGTTTACAACGCTGTCGGCACTATTTTTTGCATTATTGGTATTTTTGGTTCTCGACTACGGAAAAAAAGACTAA
- a CDS encoding O-antigen ligase family protein — MPQKAVIRIALFYLISIGFIALNLWFVVEKHMLYANVIPLVCVVILLAVFSFDKLVFLIAFLAPLSIPLREYLPGIGFDMYIPTEPLLFGLLLLFILKVIQERQFDRKILLHPVSLAVYLNLFWILITSVTSTMPMVSFKFLLMRIWFVAGLYLLTAKIFKDSKNMEKYVWLYVIPLMLVIFYSTYRHLGYGLWNKQAAHFVVSPFYRDHTSYGAATAIYIPFWVMFIFSKSYSKNVRLLAAGALAVVTLGFLLSYSRAAWLSIIIAFGVWIIIKLRIRFKTLFITLGSLIALFLVFQTQILMKLEQNSEESSANMMTHISSMSNISSDASNLERINRWSCAVRMFADKPVVGYGPGTYMFKYAKFQLSKDRTIISTNSADGGNAHSEYLGPMAESGALGLATYLLIIILVIYTAVNTYTRLSDYRLRSIVLAALIGLVTYYVHGFLNNFLDTDKISVPFWGFTAMIVAIDILSRRQEKDTELKQD, encoded by the coding sequence GTGCCACAAAAAGCGGTCATACGAATAGCCCTTTTTTATCTTATTTCCATTGGATTTATTGCACTGAATCTTTGGTTTGTGGTAGAAAAACATATGCTGTATGCCAATGTGATTCCACTGGTATGTGTTGTGATTCTGCTGGCCGTTTTCTCGTTCGACAAGCTAGTTTTCCTGATTGCTTTTCTGGCCCCCTTATCCATTCCACTTCGAGAGTATTTGCCCGGGATCGGTTTTGACATGTACATCCCCACCGAACCGCTGCTGTTTGGTTTGCTTCTGCTTTTTATTCTGAAAGTTATACAGGAACGCCAATTTGATCGAAAAATATTACTGCACCCGGTATCGCTGGCTGTTTATCTCAACCTATTTTGGATTCTGATTACCAGTGTTACCAGCACCATGCCAATGGTTTCGTTTAAGTTTCTGCTGATGCGCATTTGGTTTGTAGCAGGACTTTACCTGCTTACCGCCAAAATTTTCAAAGACAGTAAAAACATGGAAAAATATGTTTGGCTCTATGTTATTCCGCTGATGCTGGTAATTTTCTATTCTACGTACCGCCATCTAGGTTATGGTTTATGGAACAAGCAGGCTGCCCACTTTGTGGTTTCGCCGTTTTACCGCGACCACACTTCTTACGGCGCTGCCACAGCTATTTACATCCCATTTTGGGTAATGTTTATTTTCAGCAAAAGCTATTCAAAAAATGTCCGGTTACTGGCCGCCGGAGCACTTGCCGTTGTAACGCTGGGATTTTTGTTATCCTACAGTCGCGCCGCGTGGTTGAGTATAATTATTGCATTTGGGGTATGGATCATCATAAAACTGCGCATCCGGTTTAAAACACTTTTTATCACCTTGGGTTCATTAATTGCACTGTTCCTGGTTTTCCAGACACAGATTTTAATGAAACTAGAGCAAAATTCGGAAGAGTCATCGGCCAATATGATGACACATATTTCGTCAATGTCCAACATTAGCTCCGATGCTTCGAATCTGGAGCGAATAAACCGCTGGAGTTGTGCCGTGCGCATGTTTGCCGACAAACCTGTTGTTGGTTACGGCCCGGGAACCTACATGTTTAAATATGCCAAATTCCAGTTGAGCAAAGACCGCACAATTATCAGCACTAACTCTGCCGATGGTGGAAATGCACACAGCGAATACCTTGGCCCAATGGCCGAATCCGGCGCGCTTGGTTTGGCAACTTACCTGTTAATTATAATCCTGGTGATTTATACCGCCGTAAACACTTACACCCGCTTATCAGATTACCGGCTTCGGTCAATTGTTTTGGCAGCGCTAATTGGGCTGGTAACCTATTACGTCCATGGATTTCTGAATAATTTTTTGGATACCGACAAAATATCAGTGCCGTTTTGGGGATTCACCGCCATGATTGTTGCCATTGATATTCTGTCCAGAAGGCAGGAAAAAGATACAGAACTGAAACAAGATTAA
- a CDS encoding DUF5522 domain-containing protein, with amino-acid sequence MGYFDDLFPDRYEDELKEGKDFYMENDYRVMTESYLTNRGYCCANGCRHCPYWPKAQKGNTNLRKK; translated from the coding sequence ATGGGATATTTCGACGACCTTTTTCCTGACCGATATGAGGATGAATTAAAAGAGGGGAAAGATTTTTACATGGAAAATGACTACCGGGTAATGACAGAATCATACCTGACAAACCGTGGTTACTGTTGTGCTAACGGTTGTCGCCACTGCCCGTACTGGCCAAAAGCACAAAAAGGAAATACCAACCTCAGAAAAAAATAG
- the fmt gene encoding methionyl-tRNA formyltransferase, protein MEGKDLKIVFMGTPDFAVASLQALVEGGYNIVGVITAPDKPAGRGKKLHQSAVKVYASEKGLNVLQPEKLKNPEFLDELKALEADLQVVVAFRMLPEVVWDMPRLGTFNLHGSLLPQYRGAAPLNWAVINGETQTGVSTFLLDHEIDTGKILFRKEIDIWENDTVGTIHDALMGIGAKLVVETVDALASGDYQAIPQEELVAEGEEIKHAPKIFKEDCKIDWSADADAVHNLIRGLSPYPAAWSTLKHKETGKETTAKIFMAMRVEDNKNTPPGTLESDGKNFIKVACTNGWLQITDLQIAGKKRMKVQDFLRGFQQIGEYTFE, encoded by the coding sequence ATGGAAGGAAAAGACCTGAAGATAGTTTTTATGGGAACACCCGATTTTGCCGTGGCCAGTTTACAGGCCCTGGTTGAAGGCGGATACAATATTGTTGGTGTAATTACTGCTCCCGATAAACCGGCAGGACGCGGAAAAAAACTCCACCAATCAGCAGTGAAAGTATATGCAAGCGAAAAAGGGCTAAATGTTCTGCAACCCGAAAAACTTAAAAACCCGGAATTTCTGGATGAACTAAAGGCACTGGAAGCCGACTTGCAAGTTGTTGTAGCTTTTAGAATGTTGCCCGAAGTTGTTTGGGATATGCCACGATTGGGAACTTTTAACCTGCACGGTTCGTTGTTGCCACAATACCGTGGTGCAGCACCTTTAAACTGGGCAGTAATAAACGGCGAAACCCAAACCGGTGTTTCTACTTTTTTGCTCGATCATGAAATTGATACCGGCAAAATATTGTTCCGCAAAGAAATTGATATTTGGGAAAACGATACCGTTGGAACGATTCACGATGCGTTGATGGGCATTGGAGCCAAACTGGTTGTTGAAACCGTTGATGCACTGGCATCAGGAGATTACCAGGCCATTCCGCAGGAAGAGCTGGTTGCTGAAGGAGAAGAGATAAAACATGCTCCGAAAATTTTTAAAGAAGATTGTAAAATCGATTGGTCGGCTGATGCTGATGCGGTTCATAACCTTATTCGCGGACTATCGCCCTACCCTGCTGCGTGGAGTACCTTAAAACACAAAGAAACGGGGAAAGAAACTACCGCCAAAATATTTATGGCCATGCGTGTTGAAGATAACAAAAACACGCCTCCGGGAACACTGGAAAGCGATGGTAAAAACTTTATAAAAGTGGCCTGTACCAATGGTTGGCTACAAATTACCGACTTGCAAATTGCAGGTAAAAAACGGATGAAAGTTCAGGATTTCCTTCGGGGATTTCAACAAATAGGAGAATACACTTTTGAATAA